The following coding sequences are from one Triticum dicoccoides isolate Atlit2015 ecotype Zavitan chromosome 4A, WEW_v2.0, whole genome shotgun sequence window:
- the LOC119286641 gene encoding LOB domain-containing protein 39-like, whose amino-acid sequence MSCNGCRVLRKGCSDACVLRPSIEWIDGAQPQANATVFVAKFFGRAGLVASLAAVPLHHRPALFRSLLYEACGRTINPVSGAIGLMWTSNWDLCQAAAEAVLRGDSLRSLSAVPAAFTERDMAGLYGNVGTNTGSSSSLHSSPENSTSAPARKRSKNSPGCGAVGGQQQVKLPGPGPVLQSCELDLCLTPLSSPLAGGRRGGASDEYSTTTCCEEASGDAAEAGAPPLLNLFN is encoded by the exons ATGAGCTGCAACGGGTGCCGCGTGCTGCGCAAGGGGTGCAGCGACGCCTGCGTGCTGCGGCCCAGCATCGAGTGGATCGACGGCGCCCAGCCGCAGGCCAACGCCACCGTCTTCGTCGCCAAGTTCTTCGGCCGCGCCGGCCTCGTCGCCTCCCTCGCCGCcgtcccgctccaccaccgcccag CCTTGTTCCGGTCGCTTCTGTACGAGGCGTGTGGGCGGACGATCAACCCGGTGAGCGGCGCCATCGGGCTCATGTGGACCAGCAACTGGGACCTCTGCCAGGCCGCCGCCGAGGCCGTGCTGCGCGGCGACTCCCTGCGCTCGCTCTCCGCCGTGCCCGCCGCCTTCACGGAGCGCGACATGGCCGGCCTCTACGGCAACGTCGGCACCAACACCGGCAGCTCCTCCTCCCTCCACTCCTCGCCGGAGAACTCCACGTCCGCGCCCGCCAGGAAGCGGAGCAAGAACAGCCCCGGCTGCGGCGCCGTAGGAGGGCAGCAGCAGGTGAAGCTGCCGGGGCCGGGGCCGGTGCTGCAGTCGTGCGAGCTGGACCTCTGCCTGACGCCCTTGTCGTCGCCGCTGGCCGGCGGGAGGCGAGGCGGCGCGTCGGACGAGTACTCCACCACGACGTGCTGCGAGGAAGCCAGCGGCGACGCGGCGGAGGCCGGGGCGCCCCCGCTGCTGAACCTCTTCAACTGA